The proteins below are encoded in one region of Brachyspira intermedia PWS/A:
- a CDS encoding SWIM zinc finger family protein, with the protein MTEKINNLKQYINENFLLTLTNKGIYNRSVKDIDNIINNSPEKIQIEEAEDKIKVTIDTGEKIEVILNDEDIKSSKCSCPSKDICKHIIMSLLYIEHLNTENKENESNNNTIENDTKTEEIKEENNIFDEVKNISYDEIKKSSTKRNFEYALDRFNDDIEADIEEKAMLEINIPEENVIIYFPKKDSIKKAVCSCKDSSLCAHKIIAILKYKQMYNSLEEIKEEDKEIDENILKFSKDYIENIFEKGLYSCSEKDFDIAEQLSIKLQVKNMPELAKMFRSIAESIDSMINKHASFNKLFAFAILSRLYNTIKNIEKAKQNNDNRTVKLLTGEMRSKYINRKSAELLGLGAYPWISSTGYLGASAYLYNLNTKKLSFFSYVIPTFYDNAKTSYDDVRSNYRKKIHFENNISIEEISKYKLKFINYKVNDEERISSSKFTSVILNDRMNYTLLKEIKDSKNNEELFAENYDDIKNIDFKYDYFNKNDRSKIIIAEFQIIENQEFDKIEQTLYFDIVNHYKEDDEERLTLNVKYTSIHSNGIKYIMNYKNSSVDKDRFIVLEKTKYYIRPISIINANAVINIFFDN; encoded by the coding sequence ATGACTGAAAAAATTAATAACTTAAAACAATACATCAATGAAAATTTCTTACTTACTCTAACAAATAAAGGTATATACAACCGTTCAGTAAAAGACATTGATAATATTATAAATAATAGCCCTGAAAAAATACAAATTGAAGAAGCAGAAGATAAAATAAAAGTTACTATAGATACAGGCGAAAAAATAGAAGTAATTCTTAATGATGAAGATATAAAATCAAGTAAATGTTCCTGCCCTTCAAAAGATATTTGTAAGCATATTATAATGTCGCTTTTATATATAGAACATCTAAATACAGAAAATAAAGAAAATGAAAGCAATAATAATACAATAGAAAATGATACAAAAACAGAAGAAATAAAAGAAGAAAATAATATATTTGATGAAGTAAAAAATATTAGTTATGATGAAATAAAAAAATCAAGCACCAAAAGAAATTTTGAATATGCTCTAGACAGATTTAATGATGATATTGAAGCAGATATAGAAGAAAAAGCAATGCTTGAAATAAATATACCTGAAGAAAATGTCATTATCTATTTTCCAAAAAAAGACAGTATAAAAAAGGCTGTATGTTCATGTAAAGATTCTTCTCTTTGTGCTCATAAAATAATAGCAATACTTAAATACAAACAGATGTACAATTCACTTGAAGAAATTAAAGAAGAAGATAAAGAAATAGATGAAAACATTTTAAAATTCTCAAAAGACTACATAGAAAATATTTTTGAAAAAGGACTTTATTCATGCAGTGAAAAAGATTTCGATATTGCAGAACAATTAAGTATAAAACTTCAAGTTAAAAATATGCCTGAATTGGCAAAGATGTTTAGAAGTATTGCTGAAAGTATTGATTCTATGATAAATAAGCATGCATCATTTAATAAATTATTTGCTTTCGCTATACTTTCAAGACTTTATAATACAATAAAAAATATAGAAAAAGCCAAACAAAATAATGATAACAGAACTGTAAAACTTCTAACAGGAGAGATGAGAAGCAAATACATAAATAGAAAAAGTGCTGAATTATTAGGTTTAGGTGCTTACCCTTGGATTTCTTCTACAGGATATTTGGGAGCAAGTGCTTATTTATATAATTTAAATACTAAAAAATTATCATTCTTCTCTTATGTTATACCTACATTCTATGATAATGCTAAAACCTCTTATGATGATGTAAGAAGCAATTATAGAAAAAAAATTCACTTTGAAAATAATATTTCAATAGAAGAAATTTCAAAATATAAACTTAAATTTATAAATTATAAAGTTAATGATGAAGAGAGAATATCATCAAGTAAATTCACTTCAGTTATTTTAAATGATAGAATGAATTATACATTATTAAAAGAAATAAAAGATTCTAAAAACAATGAAGAACTATTTGCAGAAAACTATGATGATATAAAAAATATAGATTTCAAATATGATTATTTCAATAAAAATGATAGATCAAAAATAATAATAGCAGAATTTCAAATAATAGAAAATCAAGAATTCGATAAAATAGAACAAACACTTTATTTTGATATTGTAAATCACTATAAAGAAGATGATGAAGAAAGATTAACTTTAAATGTAAAATATACATCTATTCATTCAAATGGAATTAAATACATAATGAATTATAAAAATTCCAGTGTTGATAAAGACAGATTTATTGTATTAGAAAAAACTAAATATTATATAAGACCTATAAGTATAATAAATGCTAATGCTGTTATAAATATATTCTTTGATAATTAA
- the dapD gene encoding 2,3,4,5-tetrahydropyridine-2,6-dicarboxylate N-acetyltransferase, whose translation MDMLEKSEDIIAYIKNSKKKTPVKIYIKGNLSEIKTNAKVFSSGNFHFVVGDYEDIKDILEEYKDSIEDYYLENDRRNSGVPTLDYFNVNARIEPGAIIRDKVTIGNNAVIMMGAVINIGAEIGEGTMIDMGAVLGGRAIVGKNCHVGAGAVLAGVIEPPSAKPVIVEDNVVIGANAVIIEGVHIGKNAVIGAGAVVIEDVEENQVVAGNPAKVVKTKDEKTADKTKLVDDLRK comes from the coding sequence ATGGATATGTTAGAAAAATCAGAAGATATTATTGCATACATTAAAAATTCTAAAAAGAAAACACCTGTTAAAATCTATATAAAAGGAAATTTATCTGAAATAAAAACTAATGCTAAAGTATTTTCTTCAGGAAATTTTCATTTTGTAGTTGGAGATTATGAGGATATAAAAGATATATTAGAAGAATATAAAGACTCCATAGAAGATTATTATTTAGAAAATGATAGAAGAAATTCTGGTGTTCCTACTTTAGATTATTTTAATGTTAATGCCAGAATTGAGCCGGGTGCTATAATCAGAGATAAAGTAACAATAGGCAATAATGCTGTTATTATGATGGGAGCTGTTATAAATATTGGTGCTGAAATAGGAGAGGGTACTATGATAGATATGGGGGCTGTTTTAGGCGGACGTGCTATTGTAGGAAAGAATTGCCATGTTGGTGCAGGTGCTGTACTTGCTGGCGTTATTGAGCCTCCTTCTGCTAAACCTGTAATTGTAGAGGATAATGTTGTAATAGGTGCTAATGCAGTTATTATTGAGGGTGTTCATATTGGAAAGAATGCAGTAATTGGTGCGGGTGCTGTTGTTATAGAAGATGTTGAAGAAAATCAGGTGGTTGCTGGAAATCCTGCTAAAGTAGTAAAAACTAAAGATGAAAAAACTGCTGATAAAACTAAATTAGTAGATGATTTAAGAAAATAA
- a CDS encoding flagellar basal body-associated FliL family protein yields the protein MADEENLDLEEGEEEEQAEAAPKKKFGLSPMIVKILMGIAAILVVALISGLIAFFVSKSVGKAAGVQGGVVDDMVKQPPPSIYRIDPEFNVNTADMDVARYVKVSIILTYTTNTKQLAVELPERFYMIRDRITTILSSYTYDQLRTNEGREQLKADIKREINSMLRNGQIDGILFDNFLLS from the coding sequence ATGGCAGACGAAGAAAATTTAGATTTGGAAGAAGGCGAAGAGGAAGAACAAGCCGAAGCTGCGCCAAAGAAAAAATTTGGTTTAAGCCCTATGATTGTAAAAATACTTATGGGAATTGCTGCCATTTTAGTTGTGGCTTTAATATCCGGGCTTATAGCATTTTTTGTATCTAAAAGTGTAGGAAAAGCTGCAGGCGTACAGGGCGGCGTTGTTGATGATATGGTAAAACAGCCACCACCATCAATCTATCGTATAGACCCTGAGTTTAACGTAAATACTGCAGATATGGATGTAGCAAGATATGTAAAAGTAAGTATTATATTAACTTATACTACTAATACTAAACAGCTTGCAGTAGAACTTCCAGAAAGATTCTATATGATAAGAGATAGAATCACTACTATACTCAGTTCTTATACTTATGATCAGTTGAGGACTAATGAGGGCAGAGAGCAATTAAAAGCTGATATTAAGCGGGAAATTAATAGTATGCTTAGAAATGGTCAAATAGATGGTATATTATTTGATAACTTCTTGTTAAGCTAA
- a CDS encoding M20 metallopeptidase family protein produces MQDNIISENVLSAMKDFLIDLRRDLHAHPELGFQEFRTSEKISSILDSLNIKYKNKVAETGIIADIEGEDKNFTIAFRADMDALPMEDKKNCSYSSQNKGKCHSCGHDVHTTVLTGIAKYFSEIKPPCNIRLIYQPAEETTGGALPMIKEHALDNVNVIYGLHVRPEINVGQVSVTYGAMYASSNMFEIHIYGKSAHGAKSYNGTDAIVIAAHIITQLHSFTSAFTDGSMRLHIGTINGGSANNVVADNVNMEGIIRMLCDDDTRNKRLNMIENIINNTAKSFNADAKFVNIPSYPALINHDDAVNIVKNSAESFLGKENCLLEKANMTAEDFSYYVQRVKGAFFSLGVSNEKINAPIHNGLFDIDENAINIGVKMQVLNVYNTYKNKDKFIK; encoded by the coding sequence ATGCAGGACAATATAATATCAGAAAATGTTCTTTCAGCTATGAAGGACTTTTTAATAGATTTAAGAAGAGATTTGCATGCTCATCCTGAACTTGGATTTCAGGAGTTTAGAACATCAGAAAAAATTTCTTCTATACTTGATTCATTAAATATAAAATACAAGAATAAAGTTGCTGAAACAGGAATAATAGCGGATATAGAAGGCGAGGATAAAAATTTTACTATAGCTTTTAGGGCCGATATGGACGCTTTGCCTATGGAGGATAAAAAAAATTGCTCTTATTCATCACAAAATAAGGGTAAATGTCATTCTTGCGGGCATGATGTTCATACTACAGTGCTTACAGGCATAGCAAAATATTTTTCAGAAATAAAGCCTCCTTGTAATATTAGGCTTATATATCAGCCGGCCGAGGAAACTACAGGTGGGGCTTTGCCTATGATAAAAGAACATGCTTTAGATAATGTTAATGTTATTTATGGGCTTCATGTTCGTCCTGAAATAAATGTGGGACAAGTAAGCGTTACTTACGGAGCAATGTATGCTAGCTCTAATATGTTTGAAATTCATATATATGGAAAATCTGCACATGGAGCTAAATCATATAATGGTACAGATGCTATAGTAATTGCTGCTCATATTATAACTCAGCTTCATAGCTTCACTTCAGCATTTACAGACGGAAGTATGAGGCTTCATATAGGTACTATAAATGGCGGCAGTGCTAATAATGTAGTAGCGGATAATGTTAATATGGAAGGTATTATCAGAATGCTATGCGATGATGATACTAGAAATAAAAGATTAAATATGATAGAAAATATAATTAACAATACAGCAAAAAGTTTTAATGCTGATGCGAAGTTTGTTAATATTCCTTCTTATCCTGCTTTGATTAATCATGATGATGCTGTTAATATAGTGAAAAATTCTGCTGAATCTTTTTTAGGTAAAGAAAATTGTTTGCTTGAAAAAGCTAATATGACAGCTGAAGATTTCAGTTATTATGTTCAAAGGGTAAAAGGGGCTTTCTTTAGTTTGGGAGTTTCCAATGAGAAAATAAATGCTCCTATTCATAATGGTTTATTTGATATAGATGAAAATGCCATTAATATAGGGGTTAAAATGCAGGTATTGAATGTTTATAATACATATAAAAACAAGGATAAGTTTATAAAGTAA
- the fliN gene encoding flagellar motor switch protein FliN, with protein MSNVDNKNSNGIPTNNIGLLMDVTINVTVELGRARLSIKEILSLGEGSIIELQKLAGEPVDLLVNGKLIAKGEVVVIDECFGVRVTDIVDSVYNTVAADTEKNK; from the coding sequence ATGAGTAATGTAGATAATAAAAATTCTAATGGTATACCTACTAATAACATCGGCCTATTGATGGATGTTACTATAAATGTAACAGTAGAATTGGGAAGAGCACGTTTAAGTATTAAAGAGATATTAAGTCTTGGTGAAGGTTCTATCATAGAGCTTCAGAAACTAGCTGGTGAGCCTGTAGATTTGCTTGTTAATGGTAAATTAATAGCTAAGGGTGAAGTCGTAGTTATAGATGAATGTTTTGGCGTGAGAGTTACTGATATTGTTGATTCAGTATATAATACAGTTGCAGCAGATACTGAGAAAAATAAATAA
- the dapB gene encoding 4-hydroxy-tetrahydrodipicolinate reductase, with protein sequence MKVLIHGTGVMSSILKEVIEKEGELEISGFADDFTNEKGDIIIDFSHFSRLPAMIDYSLKNNIPMVICTTGYDETMLAKIVEASTHVPIVLSSNTCIGINLMNEVVAKIAPQLRNFDIEIIETHHNRKVDSPSGTAKSLFNIINDALDNEMFLVSGRNGLHVRDKKEIGMHSIRGGSVVGEHSVIFYGDDEIIEIKHSSTSRRIFANGAIKAAKFLIGKKPGLYRMKEVLQ encoded by the coding sequence ATGAAAGTATTAATACATGGAACAGGAGTTATGAGCTCAATTTTAAAAGAAGTTATAGAAAAAGAAGGAGAATTAGAAATATCAGGTTTTGCTGATGATTTTACAAATGAAAAGGGAGATATTATTATAGATTTCTCTCATTTTTCAAGACTTCCTGCTATGATAGATTACAGTTTAAAAAATAATATACCTATGGTTATATGTACTACAGGTTATGATGAAACTATGCTTGCTAAGATAGTTGAAGCTTCTACACATGTACCTATAGTATTATCATCTAATACTTGTATAGGAATAAATCTAATGAATGAAGTAGTTGCTAAAATAGCTCCTCAACTTAGAAATTTTGATATTGAAATCATTGAAACACATCATAATAGGAAAGTTGACTCTCCAAGCGGAACAGCTAAGAGTTTATTCAATATTATTAATGATGCTTTAGATAATGAAATGTTTTTAGTTAGCGGAAGAAATGGTCTTCATGTAAGAGATAAAAAAGAAATAGGTATGCATTCTATAAGAGGAGGTTCTGTTGTAGGAGAGCATAGCGTTATTTTTTATGGAGATGATGAGATTATAGAAATCAAACACTCTTCTACTTCTAGAAGAATTTTTGCTAATGGTGCTATTAAAGCTGCTAAATTCCTTATAGGTAAGAAACCTGGTCTTTATAGAATGAAAGAGGTTTTACAATAA
- the fliM gene encoding flagellar motor switch protein FliM — translation MTEVLSQSEIDALLSAISSGESLDNIDTKRVEVEHRKIKIYDFKRPDKFSKDQIRTLQMMHENFARVTTTSLSAQLRTLVGIHVASVDQLTYEEFIRSVSNPSTLAIVSMDPLKGSSILEIDPSITFTIIDRLFGGPGESPKNLNRELTDIELSVMEGIIVRILGNLREAWSQVIDLRPRLGSIETNPQFAQMVSPNDMVVLITLETKVADVEGMMNFCIPYITIEPILSKFSAQYWYASIRRGSTSENLKIIKEKLQNIFVETSAELGSMQLPLSDILNLQKGDVVKFTDTKITDPVIFKIGNRKKFLCRPGISGSRMAVQLTGVMDGEADITEDDLLKEED, via the coding sequence ATGACAGAAGTATTGTCACAAAGCGAAATAGATGCGTTATTAAGTGCTATATCATCAGGTGAAAGTTTAGATAATATTGATACTAAACGTGTAGAAGTAGAGCATAGAAAGATAAAGATATACGACTTTAAACGTCCCGATAAGTTTTCAAAAGACCAAATTAGAACGCTTCAGATGATGCATGAAAACTTTGCTCGTGTTACCACAACTTCATTATCTGCACAGTTAAGAACTTTAGTAGGTATTCACGTAGCAAGTGTAGATCAGCTTACTTATGAAGAGTTTATAAGAAGTGTTAGCAATCCTTCTACTTTGGCTATTGTAAGTATGGACCCTTTGAAAGGAAGTTCCATATTAGAGATTGACCCATCTATCACATTTACTATAATTGATAGATTGTTCGGCGGACCTGGTGAAAGTCCTAAGAACTTAAACAGAGAGCTTACAGATATTGAGTTATCAGTTATGGAAGGTATTATAGTAAGAATACTAGGTAACTTGAGAGAGGCTTGGTCGCAGGTAATAGACTTAAGACCGCGTTTAGGTTCTATAGAAACTAACCCTCAGTTTGCTCAAATGGTTAGTCCTAACGATATGGTAGTATTAATTACTTTGGAAACTAAAGTAGCTGATGTTGAAGGTATGATGAACTTTTGTATACCATATATTACTATTGAGCCTATACTATCTAAGTTTTCAGCTCAATATTGGTATGCATCTATTAGAAGAGGCAGCACTAGCGAGAATTTAAAGATAATAAAAGAAAAATTACAAAATATATTTGTTGAAACTTCGGCGGAACTTGGATCTATGCAATTACCGCTATCAGACATTCTCAATCTTCAGAAAGGTGATGTTGTTAAGTTTACAGATACTAAGATTACAGATCCTGTCATATTTAAGATAGGAAACAGAAAGAAATTCTTATGTCGTCCTGGTATATCAGGCAGCAGAATGGCTGTACAGCTTACAGGTGTTATGGATGGAGAGGCTGATATAACCGAAGACGATTTATTAAAAGAGGAGGATTAA
- the fliN gene encoding flagellar motor switch protein FliN — protein sequence MMSDGALSQDEIEALLKGADEAFGGDTAPKASSNGGGNVDKQLFNEAAKMIAENQAFSLSSISTKTVSITNITTTVGDVNNLHQMLSGKMVEAKVGYTGSINGNVYYFMGENEALIVASLMMGQKEAALNDMVSQVLKEAFSQMVGVSDSALSSRFGGSFTNSPIETSILEDAFSINIPGPLAIVSGSLSIEGEVENAPYVFALELPLLQSLIGSASNNTAAPAAGGNTANAGTSANNSMAGLVDNQAFDSGPQLGVQHAEFNSLMPASDVQGTGNIGLLMDVTMNMTVELGRATMTIRDILGLGEGSIIELQKLAGEPVDLLVNGKLIAKGEVVVIDENFGVRVTDIINPMDRLTNKPR from the coding sequence ATGATGAGTGACGGTGCATTATCTCAAGACGAAATAGAAGCTTTGTTAAAAGGTGCCGATGAAGCTTTTGGAGGAGACACTGCTCCTAAAGCATCAAGCAATGGAGGCGGAAATGTAGATAAACAGCTATTTAATGAAGCTGCAAAAATGATAGCTGAGAATCAGGCTTTCTCATTATCATCTATTTCTACAAAAACCGTATCTATCACTAATATTACAACTACAGTCGGAGATGTAAATAATTTACATCAAATGCTTTCCGGCAAAATGGTAGAGGCTAAAGTAGGATATACTGGTTCTATCAATGGAAATGTTTATTACTTCATGGGAGAAAATGAGGCTTTAATAGTTGCTTCTCTTATGATGGGACAAAAAGAAGCAGCTTTGAATGATATGGTATCACAAGTATTGAAAGAAGCTTTCTCACAAATGGTTGGAGTTTCTGACAGTGCTTTATCTTCAAGGTTCGGAGGAAGTTTTACTAACTCTCCTATAGAAACTTCTATATTGGAAGATGCTTTCAGTATTAATATACCAGGTCCATTGGCTATAGTAAGCGGTTCACTTTCTATTGAAGGTGAAGTGGAAAATGCTCCTTATGTATTTGCTTTAGAGCTTCCATTATTACAAAGCCTTATAGGTTCTGCATCTAATAATACTGCTGCACCTGCTGCTGGAGGAAATACTGCAAATGCCGGAACTTCTGCTAATAATTCTATGGCAGGACTTGTAGATAATCAAGCCTTTGATTCAGGTCCTCAATTAGGAGTACAGCATGCTGAGTTCAACTCTCTAATGCCTGCTTCTGATGTACAAGGAACAGGAAATATCGGTCTGCTCATGGATGTAACTATGAACATGACTGTAGAGCTTGGAAGAGCTACTATGACTATTAGAGATATATTAGGACTTGGTGAAGGTTCTATTATAGAGCTTCAAAAGTTAGCCGGTGAGCCTGTTGATTTGCTTGTTAATGGTAAGTTAATAGCAAAAGGTGAGGTTGTAGTAATAGATGAAAACTTTGGTGTTCGTGTTACTGATATTATCAACCCTATGGACAGACTTACTAATAAACCTAGATAA
- the pyrR gene encoding bifunctional pyr operon transcriptional regulator/uracil phosphoribosyltransferase PyrR, producing MRVLLKAEEYEKVLPRLAAEIIEKEDMDKLAIVGIRRRGDYLGIRLKKLLEEKIKKEVPIGAIDINLYRDDLSTLSEFPEIKETDIPFDITGKTILLVDDVLYTGRTIRAALNALFDYGRPKKVALLVLVDRFGRELPVSANYVGIALNVPQDQYVSVRVKELEGEDLVLLKDKN from the coding sequence ATGAGAGTTTTACTAAAAGCTGAAGAATATGAAAAAGTTCTCCCTAGACTTGCTGCGGAAATCATTGAAAAAGAAGATATGGACAAATTAGCTATTGTTGGTATAAGAAGAAGAGGTGATTATTTAGGTATAAGATTAAAAAAACTTTTAGAAGAAAAAATCAAAAAAGAAGTACCAATTGGAGCAATAGATATTAACCTTTACAGAGATGATTTGTCTACTCTCTCTGAGTTTCCAGAAATTAAAGAAACTGACATACCTTTTGATATAACTGGAAAAACTATATTGCTTGTCGATGATGTTCTTTACACAGGAAGAACTATTAGAGCCGCTCTTAATGCACTATTTGATTATGGAAGACCAAAAAAAGTGGCTTTACTTGTTTTAGTTGATAGATTCGGAAGAGAATTACCAGTATCAGCTAATTATGTAGGTATTGCTCTTAATGTACCTCAGGACCAGTATGTATCTGTAAGAGTGAAAGAATTAGAGGGCGAGGATTTAGTTTTATTAAAAGATAAAAATTAA
- the dapA gene encoding 4-hydroxy-tetrahydrodipicolinate synthase, whose protein sequence is MSLFEGAGVALITPFTEDNQVNYEKLEELIEFQIANKTDAIIAAGTTAESATLTPEERMQVIKFCIERTKKRTIVIAGTGTNNTASAVEFSKKSYEYGADMVMAVTPYYNKGNESGLIDYYTKIANSVKCPVIMYSVPSRTGVKLSLNVIKTLSEIPNIQGIKEASGDISYVADIVNIAPKLDLYSGNDDMVTPMMALGAKGVISVTSNIIPKENHDMVMNFLNGNVNEAIKTQIKYIDFVRAMFIETNPAPIKEAMNIMGFNVGECRSPLGPLSDKNREHVKNIINKYGFKK, encoded by the coding sequence ATGTCATTATTTGAAGGAGCCGGTGTAGCTTTAATAACACCATTTACGGAAGATAATCAAGTTAATTACGAGAAATTAGAAGAGTTAATTGAATTTCAAATAGCAAATAAAACAGATGCTATAATTGCAGCGGGTACTACAGCAGAAAGTGCTACTCTTACACCTGAAGAAAGAATGCAGGTTATTAAATTTTGTATAGAGCGTACAAAAAAAAGAACTATAGTTATAGCCGGTACAGGAACTAATAACACAGCATCTGCAGTAGAGTTCAGTAAAAAGTCTTATGAATATGGTGCTGATATGGTAATGGCTGTTACTCCTTATTATAATAAAGGTAATGAAAGCGGCCTTATTGATTATTATACAAAAATAGCAAATAGTGTTAAATGTCCTGTAATTATGTATAGTGTTCCTTCAAGAACTGGGGTAAAATTATCTCTTAATGTTATTAAAACATTGTCTGAGATTCCTAATATTCAGGGAATTAAGGAGGCAAGCGGAGATATTAGTTATGTTGCAGATATAGTTAATATTGCACCTAAATTGGATTTATATTCTGGAAATGATGATATGGTAACTCCTATGATGGCTTTGGGTGCTAAGGGTGTTATATCTGTTACAAGCAATATCATTCCTAAAGAAAATCATGATATGGTTATGAATTTTCTTAATGGAAATGTTAATGAAGCTATTAAAACTCAAATTAAATATATAGATTTTGTAAGAGCTATGTTTATAGAAACTAATCCTGCTCCTATAAAAGAGGCTATGAATATTATGGGATTTAATGTTGGTGAATGCCGTTCTCCATTAGGCCCTTTAAGTGATAAAAATAGAGAGCATGTGAAAAATATTATAAATAAATATGGATTTAAAAAATAA
- a CDS encoding pyridoxal phosphate-dependent aminotransferase, with protein sequence MELNKNIVQVPYSLIRELTEKAQKKENAIMLTIGEPDLLPPKELIEYGCEYAKTHTLGYTQSGGSEHIRTLVANHYNKYYNSDIKADNVTMHIGSMEGISSVFRTILNIDDEVIIPTPFFSPYEQAVNLSYGKCVFVDTRPDHLVIKPEAIEKVITNKTKAILFSNPGNPSGYMLKKEEMDELVKYFEKKDIFIIADEIYSAISFYPFTSFASYPSIKDKVIVLNGFSKSHSMTGWRIGYSITPEYVRKCLVNASFNNVGSMVTLSCAIAEYALEKYPIIESFRDIYKERAFFLAKELTDLGFDVIEPRGAFYLFVGYEKFSKEPSLDFAMRLLDETGVAVVPGIAFGSENYFRIALTQDIPLLKEAAKKIRQFVHK encoded by the coding sequence ATGGAACTCAATAAAAACATAGTTCAAGTACCATACTCGCTTATAAGAGAACTTACCGAAAAAGCACAGAAAAAAGAAAATGCTATAATGCTTACAATAGGTGAACCTGATTTGCTGCCTCCTAAAGAATTAATTGAATACGGATGTGAATACGCTAAAACTCATACTTTAGGCTATACTCAATCAGGCGGAAGCGAGCATATAAGAACATTAGTGGCTAATCATTATAATAAATATTATAATTCTGATATTAAAGCTGACAATGTAACTATGCATATTGGTTCTATGGAAGGTATTTCTTCTGTATTTAGAACTATTTTAAATATAGATGATGAAGTTATAATACCTACTCCTTTTTTCTCTCCTTATGAACAGGCAGTAAATCTTTCTTATGGTAAATGCGTGTTTGTAGATACAAGACCTGATCATCTTGTAATTAAGCCTGAAGCTATAGAAAAAGTAATAACAAATAAGACTAAGGCTATACTTTTCAGTAATCCAGGAAACCCATCTGGATATATGCTTAAAAAAGAGGAGATGGATGAGCTTGTTAAATATTTCGAGAAAAAAGATATATTTATAATAGCTGATGAAATATATTCTGCTATATCATTCTATCCTTTTACTTCATTTGCTTCTTATCCTTCTATAAAAGATAAAGTTATAGTGCTTAATGGTTTTTCTAAATCTCATTCTATGACAGGCTGGAGAATAGGTTATAGTATAACTCCTGAATATGTTAGAAAATGTTTAGTTAATGCTAGCTTTAACAATGTTGGAAGTATGGTAACTCTTTCTTGTGCTATTGCTGAATATGCTTTAGAAAAATATCCTATAATAGAAAGTTTCAGAGATATTTATAAAGAGAGAGCTTTCTTCTTAGCTAAAGAATTAACAGATTTAGGGTTCGATGTTATAGAGCCTAGAGGAGCATTTTACTTATTTGTAGGATATGAGAAATTTTCAAAAGAGCCTTCACTTGATTTTGCTATGAGATTATTAGATGAAACAGGTGTTGCAGTAGTTCCTGGTATTGCTTTTGGAAGCGAGAATTACTTTAGAATAGCTTTGACTCAGGATATACCTTTATTGAAAGAGGCTGCTAAAAAAATTAGACAATTCGTACATAAGTGA